Within the Hypericibacter adhaerens genome, the region GGGCTTCGAGCATCTCGATATCGACGAGAAGCGCATCGCCGAGCTGGGCGCCGCCGGGCTGCTGCAGTCGATCCACGTCACCTGCGCCGATCACGAGGGCAAGGGCGCCGTGAAGTTCGAGCAGTGGGACGGCAAGAAGTGGACCGTGGTCAGCGACTGGATCAACCCGGACCGCGAGCTGCTCTGGCCGATCATCCGGCAGGGCTCCGAGCAATACGCCAAGGAGCACAACATCACGCCGCGCGACTGCTCGGAAAACCCGAGCTGACGCGCGAGCGTCCGACCGAGCGAGGGGCCCCGCGGCCTTGAGCCGCGGAGCCCCTCGTCACCCGTTCCTTCGTGCCCGGCACGGCCCAAGACCATCGATCGACAGCGACATGAGCAAGCAGAACAACAAGAAGAAGGCCCATCTCCTGGGCTTCATGCAGAACGGCTTCAACAGCCATGCGACCGGCATGTGGCGCCATCCGCGCGACAAGGTGAACTGGGACTATGGCCGCCCGGAATATTGGCAGCATATCGCCAAGGTGCTGGAGCGCGGCCTGTTCGACGCGATCTTCATCGCCGACCAGCTCGCCCCCTATGCCACCTACAAGGGGTCCTCCGACCACAGCGTCCGCTACGCCGTGCAGTTCCCCTGCAACGAGCCCTCGACCATCGTCCCGGTCATCGCGACCGTGACGGACAAGCTCGGCATCGGCGTGACGCTCTCGACCGCCTTCGAGCATCCCTATTCGATGTGCCGGCGTCTCTCGAGCCTCGACTACCAGTCGGGCGGCCGGATCGCCTGGAACATCGTCTCCTCCTTCTCGCATGGCGAATGGAACGCCTATGGCGTCGACGGGCGCGAGCGGCAGGACCGCTACGAGCGGCTCGAGGAGTATATGGAGCTTTGCTACAAGCTCTGGGGCTCGTGGGACGAGGGCGCCGTCATCGCCGACAAGAGCAGCGGCATCTATGGCGATCCCTCGAAGATCCACGAGGTCGACCATGACGGCACCTACTTCAAGTGCAAGGCGCGGCATTTCGTGCCGCCCTCGCCGCAGAACCATCCCGTGCTCTGGCAGGCGGGCTCCTCCAACCGGGGCCGCGATTTCGCGGCCAAGCATGCCGAGGCGATCTTCGCCGTGCTGCCGACGCTGGCCCGGATGAAGGAGTATTCGCAGGATCTCGCCCAGCGCACCACCGAGCGTTTCAAGCGGCCGGCCGGCAGCGTCAAGAAGATCTTCGGACTGCAGACCGTGGTCGGCGAATCGCGCGCCGAGGCCGAGGAGAAGTTCGCCCATATCCGGGACTGCATCCCGCTTGAGGGGGCGCTCGCCTGGATCTCCGGCCATTTCGGCCTGGATTTCTCCAGATACGCGCTCGACGAGAACGTCGCCAATATCGAGGTGCCCGGCATCCAGGGCCTGTTCGAATCGATCGTCTATGCCAAGGACGGCGCCCCCGTCACCGTCAAGGAGGCGGCGCTGATCTATGCGCAAGGCATGGGCATGCCGGTCGCGGTCGGCACGGCCAAGGACATCGTCGACCAGATGGAAGTCTATCTGGACGAGGGCGGTGCCGACGGCTTCATGCTGATCACCACCTTCACGCCCGGCTGCTACGAGGAATTCGTCGACTGGGTCGTTCCCGAGCTGCAGCGCCGCGGCCGCTACCGCGACCGTTATGCCGGTTCGACCTTGCGGGAAAACCTGCTGCAGTACTGATCAGAGGAACCCTCATGTCCCCGCCGGAAACCCAGCTCTCGCTCGAAGGCATCGCGGTCGTCTATAACCGCGCCATCCATGCGCTCCACGATGTCGGCTTCTCGGTCGGGGCCGGCGAGATCGTGGCGCTGCTCGGCGCCAACGGCGCCGGCAAGTCGACCACGCTCAAGGCGGTCTCCAACCTGCTGCCGGCCGAACGCGGCCAGATCACGCGCGGGAGCATCCTGTTCGAGGGCGAGGACATCGCCCGGCAGCGCACCTCGGGCCTGGTGCGGCGCGGCCTGGTGCAGGTGCTGGAAGGGCGCC harbors:
- a CDS encoding LLM class flavin-dependent oxidoreductase, which translates into the protein MSKQNNKKKAHLLGFMQNGFNSHATGMWRHPRDKVNWDYGRPEYWQHIAKVLERGLFDAIFIADQLAPYATYKGSSDHSVRYAVQFPCNEPSTIVPVIATVTDKLGIGVTLSTAFEHPYSMCRRLSSLDYQSGGRIAWNIVSSFSHGEWNAYGVDGRERQDRYERLEEYMELCYKLWGSWDEGAVIADKSSGIYGDPSKIHEVDHDGTYFKCKARHFVPPSPQNHPVLWQAGSSNRGRDFAAKHAEAIFAVLPTLARMKEYSQDLAQRTTERFKRPAGSVKKIFGLQTVVGESRAEAEEKFAHIRDCIPLEGALAWISGHFGLDFSRYALDENVANIEVPGIQGLFESIVYAKDGAPVTVKEAALIYAQGMGMPVAVGTAKDIVDQMEVYLDEGGADGFMLITTFTPGCYEEFVDWVVPELQRRGRYRDRYAGSTLRENLLQY